Within the Pseudarthrobacter sp. W1I19 genome, the region GTGAAGTTGGCCAGCCGCACCTCAAAGCCGGGCTTGGTTTCGGCCACGGCGTGGTTAGGGTGCGCCACCGCGCGAAATCAGTTCCTTGGCCAGCCTGCGGTAAGCATCGGCCCCCACGTGAGTGGCGGCGTAGCTGGTGATGGGTTCCGCGGCCACGGTGGCGTCGGCGAACTTGATGGAGCGCTTGATGACGGTTTCGAAGACCTTGTCCCCGAAGGCCTCCACCAGGCGGGCGATCACTTCGCGGCTATGCAGCGTGCGGGCGTCGTACATGGTGGCCAGCACCCCGTCCACCTGCAGGCGGGGGTTGAGCCGGTCCTGGACTTTGTCGATGGTTTCCACCAGCAGCGCCACGGCACGGAGGGCAAAGAATTCGCAGATCAGCGGGATGATCACGCCATGTGCCGCGGTCAAGGCGTTAACGGTCAGGAGGCCAAGGGATGGCTGGCAGTCGATGAGGACGACGTCGTAGTCGTCTTCGACTTTCTTGAGCGCACGGTCCAGCACCTGCTCGCGCGCCACCTCGTTGACCAGCTGCACTTCGGCTGCCGAGAGGTCGATGTTTGCCGGCAGCAGATCAACGTTCTCCACACCGGTCTGGTGGATGGCGTCCCGGATGTTGACCTTGCGGTCCATCAGGACGTTGTAGACGGTGAGGTCCAGTTCGTGGGGGTTGACGCCAAGGCCGGCGGACAGGGCGCCCTGGGGATCGAAGTCCACCAGGAGCACGCGGCGGCCGTATTCAGCCAGCGCTGCCGCGAGGTTGATGGTGGAGGTGGTCTTGCCGACGCCGCCTTTTTGGTTGACCATGGCGATGACGCGGGCCGGACCGTGGGAGGACAGCGGCGCGGGTTCCGGGAACTCGCGGTATGGGCGCCCGGTGGGCCCCATCACCGCGTCTTCCAGGTCGAATTCCGTGCCCTCCAGAGTTGCTGAACCCTGTTCGCTGCTCACGTATCTATCCACACTTTCGATGACGGTGATTTCCTGCCGCTGGATGGCCAGCAACGCTCCTGCTTCTTCCCAAGGTTACAGCGCCCGACACGGTATTCGAGGCAACTTGACTTTCCGCGGATGTTGAGCCTTTACCCTCTAGCTGAGGTCGAAGGTTCTCGCCTCTCCGGCACACGAAACTGCCCCCGCAGCAGAGGCTGCGAGGGCAGTTTTGAGGTTAGCGAAGGGCGGAGGCTAGGGGGTGGAAACCGCTCGGGTGGCGTCTTCCTTGGGTGCCATCTCGCCGTGGTGGTGGGCCAGCATGGTTGCCTCGTCGAAGGGTTCCTCGCCCGAGAGAACGCGGCCAACCTGGTCGCCGTCGATTTCTTTCACCCAGGTGCCGATCAGGACCGTTGCCACGGCGTTGCCCGTGAAGTTGGTCAGGGCGCGGGCTTCGGACATAAACCGGTCGATGCCGACGATCATGCCCACGCCGCCCAGCAGTTCGGGCTTGTGTGCCTGCAGGCCGGCAGCGAGGGTGGCCAGGCCTGCGCCGGTGACGCCGGCTGCACCCTTGGAGGCGATGATCATGAAGACCAGCAGCGAGATCTGCGCGCCGAGGTCCAGCGGGGTGCCCATGGCGTTGGCGACGAAGAGGGATGCCATGGTCAGGTAGATGGCCGTGCCGTCAAGGTTGAAGGAGTAGCCGGTGGGGACCGTGACGCCGACGACCGGCTTGGAGACGCCGAGGTGTTCCATCTTGGCGATCAGGCGGGGCAGCGCGGCTTCGGAGGATGAGGTGGAGAAGATGAGCAGGTATTCGCGGGCCAGGTACCTCATCAGCTTGAAGATGTTGACGCCCGACACCACCTGCAGAAGGCCACCGAGAATGACCACGATGAACAGGGCGCAGGTGATGTAGAAGGCAATCATCAGGGTGAACATGCTCACGATGGCCTGGAAGCCGGTAGCTCCCACGACGGCGGCGATGGCACCGAAGGCACCAACGGGGGCCAGCCACATGATCATGATCAGGATGCGGAAAACAAGGACCTGTCCGTGGCTGATGGCCCTAAGGATGGGGGCACCCTGCGGACCCATCTTCTGCAGTGCGAAGCCAACCAGGATAGCAGCGAACAAAGTCGGCAGGACGGGGATGTCACCGGGAATGATTCCGAGCAGGAAGTCCACGGTGCTGTCCGTGGCGGCCTTCTTGTTGGGATCGTAGGGGGTGAGCTTGAGGCCCTCGCCCGGGTGGATGATGTTGCCTACCACCAGGCCGATGGCCAGGGCGAAGGTGGACATGATGACGAAGTAGAGCAGCGCCAGGCCGCCTACCTTGCCAACCGTGGCTGCCTTGGCGATGGAGCCGATGCCCAGGACGATGGTGCAGAAGATGATGGGGGCGATCATCATCTTGATGAGCTTGATGAATCCGTCGCCGAGCGGCTTGAGGGATTTGCCCACCTCGGGGAACAGCAGGCCGACGACGGCGCCCAGGATGACGGCGACGATGACGGCAATGTAGAGGTAATGCGATTTGTCCAGGCCCTTGCGCGGCGTCTTCACGCTGTCAAGCGACTCTCCTCGTTGAGAAGCCATGATGTGTCTCCTTTGGATAATCTGGTAGACGCTGCGGCACAGTCTCTGGGCTCACCACGTCCTCCGGTGTGATATCCATCATTGGACAGGTGGTGACCCAGCTCACCGTTGCGTTCATATTGGTCGTGACGCAGTTCGGCCAGGGCGAAGTTAATCGGTTGGGGAAAGGTACAGATGATCCACCGCTGGAGTATCGCCCGCCGGCTCTTTGTGGCGAACCTGCTGATTGTGGTGTCCTTCATCGCGATCGTGGGCACCGCCACGTTCATCGACGCCCGCGACCGGACGTATGAGGAAGCCGGGCGCCGGATGACCGGCGTTGCTGCCGCGATCGCCGCCAATCCCCTGGTCCTCCAGGCTGCGGACACCACCAATCCCTCGGCTTTGCTGCAGCCCTACGCCCTCAATGTGATGGCGGGGTCGGGCGCCGACTTCGTGACGATCATGGCGCCGGACCGGACGCGCTGGACGCATCCGCGCAACGAGGAACTCGGCAGACCTTACATCGGGTCCATTGATGCCGCACTGCGCGGTGAAACGTTCACCGAGGTTACCGCCGGAACACTGGGACCCTCGGTGCGCACCATAGCGCCGGTGAAGGATGCTGCCGGGAACGTCAAAGCACTGGTGGCCGCTGGCGTCACGGTCCGGAGCGTGGACGTTGCCCTCTCCGGCCGGCTGCCCGCCCTCGTCGCCATCGGACTGGCCCTGCTGGTGGGCGGTTCGCTGGCCTCGTGGCTGCTGGGCCGGTACCTCCGGCGAGTCACGCGCGGCTGGGGACCTGAGCAGTTGGCCCAGCTTTTCGCCTACTACGAGTCGGTGCTGCATTCGGTGCGGGAGGGACTGATCCTGATCGACACCAAGGGCCACGTGGTGATGTACAACGACCAGGCGGCCGAACTGCTGGGCCTGGACAGTCCCGGCAGCAAGGACCCCACCCGGCCGCCGTCACTGTCCGAGCTGCCCCTTGATGAAGGGCTCCGGACACTGTTCGAGTCGGGGCGCAGCGCCAAGGACGAGATTGTCCTGACCGGCTCACGCATCCTGGTGGTGAACCAGGGACCTGCAAAGGGGCCCGAGGTGTCCGCCAGCCGCGGCAAGACCCCCGTCTACGGAACAGTGGCAACCCTGCGGGACCGGACGGAAATCGAAGCCCTCGGCAGCGAGCTGGAAACCATGCGCACGCTCTCTGACGCACTCCGCGCGCAGACCCACGAGCACGCTAACCGGCTGCACACCATGGTTTCGCTGCTGGAGCTGGGGCGCACGCAGGAGGCCCTGTCCTTCGCAACGAAGGACCTCGAACTCAGTCAGCAGCTGACAGATGACATGGTCAGTTCGTTGGATGAGCCTGTGCTTGGTGCCCTGGTGATGGGCAAGGTGGCCGAGGCGCACGAACGGGGCGTGCAGCTGGACGTGGCCGCGCTTGGCTCGGCGAGCGTGGCGGGGATTGCCGTGCAGGACCTGGTAACCATCCTTGGCAACCTGCTGGACAATGCCATGGATGCGGCGGCCGACGGACCGGCCCCGCGGCAGGTGGAGCTGACGGTGGAGGCCGACGAGGAAGGCCTGGATATCACCGTGCACGATTCGGGCCCCGCCATCGAGCCCACTGCCGCGGAAAACCTGCTCCGGCATGGCTTCAGCACCAAACCGGCAGGCCAGGGCGGACGGGGCATCGGCCTCGCGCTGGTCCGCCAGGCTGTGCACCGACTGGGGGGTACCCTGACAATCAATGGCCGGCGTGGTGCCAAGTTCGAAGTTTTCCTCCCCGCCGCGGCGCCGGCAAAGAAGGAGCACCAACCGTGAGCAACATCCGGGTCCTCGTGGTGGAGGATGAGGCTATCGCAGCTGCCGCACACGCAGCTTACGTAGGGCGGCTGGCGGGCTTCGAGCTGGCCGGCACTGCCCCGGACGGACAGTCCGCCCTGCGGCTGCTCAACGAGTTCGCCGCGGCCGGCAACCCGGTGGAACTCGTCCTGCTGGACATGAACCTTCCCGACCTCCACGGCCTGGATATCGCCCGCCGCATGCGGGCGTCCGGGATCCTGGCCGACATCATCGCCATCACCGCCGTCCGCGAACTGGCCATCGTGCGCAGCGCCGTGGCCATCGGCGTGGTCCAGTACCTGATTAAGCCGTTCACCTACGCCACCTTCGCGGACAAACTGGAGAGTTACCGCCAGTTCCGGCAGCAGCTGGCAGGCCCGCCTGGGGGTTCCGGAAAGGCTGGAGCTTCCCAGACGGACGTGGACCAGGCGTTCGCCAGCCTTCGGGCCCCCTCCGAACTGCCTTTGCCGAAGGGGCTTTCGGTGTCAACCCTGGCGTCGGTCCAGGAGTTTATGAAGGAGCAGCAGGGTGCTGTATCCGCCACGGAAGTCATGGACGCCCTGGGCATGTCCCGCGTCACGGCCCGCCGCTACCTGGAGTACCTCGCTGACGCCGGAACCGTATCCAGGACTGCGCGCTACGGCACTCCAGGCCGGCCGGAAAACGAATACCGGTGGGCAGCACGGTGATTGCTCGTACCAGCCTCCGGTGATTGAGCCTGACAGCGCCCGGTGCTGGAGCCTGGCAGCGCCCGGTGATTGTGCCAGTCGACGTCCGGTGATTGAGCGTGGCGGCGTCCGGTGATTGAGCCTGGCGGCGTCCGGTGATTGAGTCAGGCAAAATCCCACTCCGGAATATGTATACACTCAGTGCTTTTGTCCGCAAGACATAGCCGTCCTGCTGCTTTTTCGGCTTTCCTTGTATACACTGGCTGGACCAACGAAGGGACAACCAGTGCGAGCCAGCGACCGCGCCTACACGGCGCTCCGCGATGACATCGTCCAGTGGCGGCTCCAGCCGGGCACCTTGCTGGCCGAGGTGGAACAGGCGGAGCGGCTTGGCGTCTCACGCACTCCACTCCGGGAGGCGCTGGGCCGCCTGGCTGCAGAAGGGCTGACGACGGCGGCGGGCGGCCGCGGCGTCGTCGTCACCGACATCTCGCTGGAGGATATCGACGAACTGTTCGAACTGCGCGAGACGCTCGAAGGCAAGGCTGCGGCGCTGGCGGCGCAACGGGGCGATGCCGGAACCTTCCGGAAACTTGAGGCGGATTTCCGGGCGGCTCCTTCGCTGATCAGCAACAGCGCACCCGCTTTGGAGGACTACTACCTGCTGGTGGAACGGCTGGACTCTGCCATCGACACCGCCATCTCCAATTCCTACCTTGCGCAGGCGATGCGGAGCCTCCGGGTCCACCTGGTCCGCATCCGCCGCATGGCGGCCGACGATGCCGCGCGGCTGAGAGCCGCGGCAGCCGAACATGCCGCCATCGCAGAGGCCATCGCCATCGGCAACCCGGGACTGGCGCAGGCGGCCACCACCCTGCATCTGCACCGCAGCCTGTCCCACATCAAAGCAACCCACACACCCCGCTAGAAGGAGCCCCATGGTCAAGGAACACCACGTCCGCGTCCACAAGAGCGAAGAGAACCTCCCCCGCGAAGACCAGCTGGCGCACAAAATCGCCAGGGTTGCCGCCGACCCCGTGGAGGTCACTGACGACGTCACGGAGATGGTGATCAACCGGATCATCGACAACGCCTCGGTGGCCATCGCGTCGCTGAACCGGGCCCCGATCGTGGCCGCCCGCGCGCAGACACTCACCCATCGGCCCAGTACGGGTGGCAAGGGTGCGAAGGTTTTCGGGATCGGCGAACGGGTCTCCCCCGAATGGGCGGCCTGGGCCAACGGAGTGGCGGTGCGGGAGCTGGATTATCACGACACTTTCCTTGCTGCGGACTACTCCCACCCCGGCGACAACATCCCGCCCATCCTCGCCGTCGCCCAGCATGTGGGTTCCAGCGGCCGGGACCTGATCCGCGGGATTGCCACCGGGTATGAGATCCAGGTGAACCTGGTGAAGGCGATCTGCCTGCACAAGCACAAGATCGACCACGTCGCCCATCTTGGTCCGTCCGCCGCGGCCGGCATCGGCACCCTGCTGGGCCTGGACGTCGAGACGATCTTCCAGTCCGTCGGCCAGGCCCTGCACACCACCACCGCAACGCGGCAGTCGCGCAAGGGCGAGATCTCCACGTGGAAGGCCCACGCCCCCGCGTTCGCCGGGAAGATGGCGGTAGAGGCAGCCGACCGGGCGATGCGCGGGCAGACGTCCCCGGTGCCGATCTACGAAGGCGAAGACGGGGTGATCGCCTGGCTGCTGGACGGCCCGGACGCCTCCTACATGGTTCCCTTGCCGGAAGCGGGCGAGGCCAAGCGGGCCATCCTGGACACCTACACGAAGGAACATTCGGCCGAGTACCAGGCCCAGGCCTGGATCGATTTGGCCCGGAAACTGAACCGTGAGCACCCCGAAGCCACCGACCCGGCCAACGTGAAGTCAGTGCTGATCAAGACGAGCCACCACACCCACTACGTGATCGGCTCGGGCGCCAACGACCCCCAGAAGTACGACCCCACCGCCTCGAGGGAGACCCTGGACCACTCCATCCCGTACATCTTCACCGTCGCGCTGCAGGACGGCGCCTGGCACCACGTGGACTCCTACTCCCCCGAACGCGCCGCCCGCCCGGACACCGTGGACCTCTGGCAGAAAGTATCCACCGAGGAAGACCCGGAATGGACCCGCCGCTACCACTCCCTGGACATCAACGAAAAAGCCTTCGGCGGCTCCGTGGAAATCACCCTCACCGACGGCACTGTCATCACCGATGAGATCGCCGTCGCCGACGCCCACCCCCTCGGTGCCCGGCCCTTCGGCCGGGAGCAGTACATCCACAAGTTCCGCACCCTCGCCGCCGGGCTCGTGGAGGAAGCCGAGATCGAACGGTTCCTCGCCGCCGTCGAACGCCTCCCCGAACTCCCCGCAGGGGAACTGGACCAGCTGAACATCACCGCCGCCCCCGGCCTCATCAACCTCGGCGCCGCACCCAAGGGACTCTTCTAGATGCTCTACTCCAAAGTCACCCCCGAACAGAAACGCATCCGGTTCCGCGAACTCCTGGCCTCCGGGGCCATCGCGCAGTTCCCGGGTGCGTTCAACCCGCTCTCGGCCCGGCTGATCGAGGAGAAGGGCTTCGCCGGGGTCTATATTTCCGGTGCGGTCCTGGCCAACGACCTCGGCCTGCCCGACATCGGCCTGACCACCCTCACCGAAGTCGCCACCAGGGCAGGGCAGATCGCCCGCATGACGGACCTGCCCGCCATCGTGGACGCCGATACCGGTTTCGGCGAACCCATGAACGTGGCCCGCACCGTCCAGGAAATCGAAAACGCCGGCCTGGCAGGGCTGCACATCGAGGACCAGTTCAACCCCAAACGCTGCGGCCACCTCGACGGCAAAAACGTCGTGGACCTGGAGACGGCAACCAAACGCATCCGCGCCGCGGCCGACGCCCGCCGTGACCCCAACTTCCTCATCATGGCCCGCACCGACATCCGCGCCGTGGAAGGACTGAAAGCCGCACAGGACCGTGCCAAAGCCCTCGTGGACGCAGGGGCTGACGCCATCTTCCCCGAAGCCATGGCAACATTGGAAGAATTCCAGGCCATCCGTGACGCCGTCGAAGTGCCCATCCTGGCCAACATGACCGAATTCGGCAAAAGCGACCTCTTCACCGTGGACCAGCTCCAGAGCGTCGGAGTGAACATGGTGATATATCCGGTGACCCTTCTCCGTAGTGCCATGGGCGCTGCCGAGCGTACGCTGGAATCGATTAGGGCTCAGGGTACGCAGGAGGCGCAGGTCGGCAGCATGCTGACCCGCGCACGCCTCTACGATCTCGTTGACTACGAAGGCTACAACCGCTTCGACAGCGGAGTGTTCAATTTCCGGGTCCCCGGGGAGTAGGAAAGCTGCACCGGGTACCGCCGGTGCAACAGGCGACAGGAACGAAGGAGTTTCAGCATGGCTGAAGTGGACATCAAAAAGGGCCTAGACGGCGTCGTGGTGGATTACACGTCCGTCTCGAAGGTCAACCCGGACACCAACTCCCTGCTGTACAGGGGCTACCCCGTCCAGGAGCTGGCGGCCAGGTGCAGCTTCGAGGAGGTGGCCTACCTGCTCTGGAACGGCGAGCTGCCCAGCCAGGAGCAACTGACGGAGTTTACTGCACGCGAGCGGGCCGGCCGGGCCCTGGATCCGGTGGTCAAGCAGGTGATCGATGCGCTGCCGGAGACGTCCCACCCCATGGATGTGTGCCGGACGGCGGCGTCGGTGATGGGCGCCCGGCACCCCCTGGCCGAGGATGCGTCGCGCGAAGCGAACATGGCCAAAGCCATCGACCTGTTTGCTGCCATGCCGGCCGTAGTGGCATACGACCAGCGGCGCCGGCACGGGCAGGGCGTCGTCGAGCCGCGTGAGGACCTTGGCTATTCGGCGAACTTCCTTTGGATGACCTTCGGCGAGGAACAGGTGCCGGAGGTGGTGGAGGCGTTCAACGTGTCAATGATCCTCTATGCGGAGCACTCCTTTAACGCGTCCACGTTCACCGCCCGCGTCATCACTTCCACCCTGTCGGATCTCCATTCGGCGGTCACCGGTGCCATTGGCGCCTTGAAAGGGCCTCTGCACGGGGGCGCCAACGAAGCCGTGATGCACACGTTCGACGAGATCGGCATCCGCCCGCAGGAGTCCCTTGAGGAAGCGGCAGCCCGGGCCAAGGCATGGATGGAAAACGCGCTGGCGCAGAAAAAGAAGGTGATGGGGTTTGGCCACCGCGTCTACAAGCACGGCGACTCCCGCGTGCCCACCATGAAGGCCGCCCTGGACAAGATGATCGCCCACTACGGCCGCCCCGAACTCTTGGGCCTCTACAACGGCCTGGAGCAGGCCATGGAAGAAGCAAAGGCCATCAAGCCCAATCTTGACTACCCGGCGGGCCCCACCTACCACCTCATGGGATTCGACACAGCAACATTTACTCCCCTGTTTGTGGCCAGCCGCATCACCGGGTGGACGGCACACATCATGGAGCAGTTGGACGCCAACTCGCTGATCCGCCCGCTGAGCGAGTACGTCGGCCCGGAGGAGCGGCACGTTCCGTAGGGCGGTCTTTCACTGAAAGTTCGACGGCGGCCTGGTCACCTTGAGGTGACCCGCGCCGCCGTCGGCAATTAAAGGGGGCGGCAGCCGTTCAAGGCTGGAGGCCTAGGGCAGGAGGCTTTCCGAGGACGCAACGCCTTCGTTGTCGCTGTCCATGGTGACCACGATATTGACCCTGCCGCCTTCCAGGACCACCGGCAGCCAGTGATCGGCGTCCTGCCACATCCGTTCCACCGGCAACGTGTCCACGCGGAACCACTCGGGGAGGATCTCGTCGCTTTCCACCGGTTCACCCTGCCATGTCCGGGCAGTAAAGAGGCGCGTGTGCATGTCCCAGGCAGGACGGGCCGGGAAGACGAACTGCACCACGCCCGCGTCTGCGAGGTCCTCCTGGCGAACCACCACGCCGGTTTCCTCCCGGACCTCACGGACCACGGCCTGGGCGTCAGTCTCGCCGTGTTCCACGTGCCCACCGATCCCCACTACCTTGCCAAGGCCAAAGCCGGTCCGCTTGAGTCCCAGCAGCACCTCCGGGCCCGAATCCCCGTCACGGAGCAGGAAACAGAGAGTAACCCGTGCTGCAGTCATACGCCCAAGCCTATGGGGTCCGGGAGTTGTCCGCGAAGAAGCGCCAGGAGGCGTCCGGATATGCCAAGCTCTACCTGTGACTCCCGAATCTGCCCACGGGATACGGCCGGCCCGCATCTCGGCCGTCGACGCCCGCCTGCCGGAGTGGCTGGTGCGCAGCCCCTTGTACTGGGGCTGGGCCTGGGCCTGTTTCTGGACACTGCTGATCGTGGTGGACGAATTCGTGGACCTGGCCGGCTGGACATGGTACGTGCTGGTGGCCGCGGCTGCACTGCCCACGCTGCTCAGCACCCTTGCCGTGCTCCACGTGACTCCCCGGCAGCAGGTGAAGGCCGCCCGGGAATCGGTGCTGGGCCTGTTCTTCGTGCGCTTCCTGGCGCTCGTTGCGGCATTTCTGGTGTGGGCCATCTCGGTAGTGCTGAGTGCGTCCATCTCCACCACCATCCAGGCCCTGGCAGGTGATTCAGAGCGCGAAGTGACCGCCCTGGGTTTCAATCTAATGGCAGCCCTGGTCCCGCTGGTGGTGGCCGTCCTGTGGCTGGCGTTTGTTGCCCGCTGCGCCTGGTTCCTGCGGCGGCTTCGCGGCTGGCGACAGGTCCCCACGTTTTCGCGGGTACCGAAATCGTTCCTCCGCGGCCGCCCGCGCCTGCGCCAGGTTGTCATCGGTTTGGCGCATCCGGGTCTGATGTTGCTGGCAGGCATGGGCACGTCCGTGTTGGCTTTCCTGCTGGGCCCGGTGGAATTGACCATCGAGGCGCTGCTCTAGATCCCCGAAGGGCAATCCAACGGGCAGCTCAGGGCTGTTCCGGCGCAGCTTTAGCCGAGCGCCCGCGGGTGTGCTGCCGCGTAGATTTCCCGAAGTGTGTCCGCAGTGACCAGTGTGTATACCTGCGTGGTGGTTACTGAGGCGTGGCCCAGCAGTTCCTGGACCACCCGGACGTCCGCGCCGCCTTCGAGCAGGTGCGTGGCGAAGGAGTGCCGGAGGGTGTGCGGCGAAACATCCTTGGTGATGTTGGCCTTCTCGGCGGCCGCTTTGAGGATTGTCCACGCACTCTGCCGGCTGATCCGGCCGCCGCGCGCATTCAGGAACAAGGCCGGCGTGCCCTTGCCCTTGGCCGCCAGCAGGGGGCGGCCGCGGACCAGGTAGGCGTCCAGGGCCCTGGCTCCGTAGGACCCCAGCGGCACCAGACGCTCCTTGGAGCCCTTGCCGAAGAGCCGCACAATGGCAGGTCCGCTTTCCGCCTCCTGGAGGGAGATGTCGTCCACGTCCAGGCCCACGGCTTCGCTGATCCGGGCCCCGGTGGAGTAGAGGAACTCCAGCAGGGCGCGGTCCCGCAGTCCAGTGGCAGTATCGGTGCCGGCCGCCTCCAGGATCCTGGTGACCTCGTCCACGCTGATGGCCTTCGGCAACCGCTTCCCGGGCATCGGCGGGTGGACGTCGCTGGCAGGGTCGGCAGGGGTGAATCCTTCGAGGGCCCAGAACTTGTGCAGGCCCCTCACGGCCACCACCGTCCTCGCCGCGGACCGCACGCCCAGGGCAGTGCCGCCGTCGGACCCGTCCGACAAAGCACGGACGTATCCTGTGACGTGATGGCGCGTAATGTCCTCCGGGCGGATGCAGCCGGCAGCCGCAAGGTAACGGGAGTACCGGGCCAGGTCCCGGCGGTACGCTGCAAGGGTGTTGGCCGCCAGCCCGCGTTCCACCCCCATGTGCTGGAGGTAGTCGGTGATGGCGCGGTCTATGGCAGTGGGGGCCGCTGCCGGGAGGGTCTTCGCCTCCCCGGCCGGAAGTGCCGTCTCAGCCGAAGGACCAGGGGCCATCAGCGCTGGCTGGGGTGCTCGGGCCAGGGCGCGTCCGCCGGCCGAAGC harbors:
- the prpB gene encoding methylisocitrate lyase, which codes for MLYSKVTPEQKRIRFRELLASGAIAQFPGAFNPLSARLIEEKGFAGVYISGAVLANDLGLPDIGLTTLTEVATRAGQIARMTDLPAIVDADTGFGEPMNVARTVQEIENAGLAGLHIEDQFNPKRCGHLDGKNVVDLETATKRIRAAADARRDPNFLIMARTDIRAVEGLKAAQDRAKALVDAGADAIFPEAMATLEEFQAIRDAVEVPILANMTEFGKSDLFTVDQLQSVGVNMVIYPVTLLRSAMGAAERTLESIRAQGTQEAQVGSMLTRARLYDLVDYEGYNRFDSGVFNFRVPGE
- a CDS encoding ParA family protein, with product MSSEQGSATLEGTEFDLEDAVMGPTGRPYREFPEPAPLSSHGPARVIAMVNQKGGVGKTTSTINLAAALAEYGRRVLLVDFDPQGALSAGLGVNPHELDLTVYNVLMDRKVNIRDAIHQTGVENVDLLPANIDLSAAEVQLVNEVAREQVLDRALKKVEDDYDVVLIDCQPSLGLLTVNALTAAHGVIIPLICEFFALRAVALLVETIDKVQDRLNPRLQVDGVLATMYDARTLHSREVIARLVEAFGDKVFETVIKRSIKFADATVAAEPITSYAATHVGADAYRRLAKELISRGGAP
- a CDS encoding 8-oxo-dGTP diphosphatase, whose translation is MTAARVTLCFLLRDGDSGPEVLLGLKRTGFGLGKVVGIGGHVEHGETDAQAVVREVREETGVVVRQEDLADAGVVQFVFPARPAWDMHTRLFTARTWQGEPVESDEILPEWFRVDTLPVERMWQDADHWLPVVLEGGRVNIVVTMDSDNEGVASSESLLP
- a CDS encoding MmgE/PrpD family protein; amino-acid sequence: MVKEHHVRVHKSEENLPREDQLAHKIARVAADPVEVTDDVTEMVINRIIDNASVAIASLNRAPIVAARAQTLTHRPSTGGKGAKVFGIGERVSPEWAAWANGVAVRELDYHDTFLAADYSHPGDNIPPILAVAQHVGSSGRDLIRGIATGYEIQVNLVKAICLHKHKIDHVAHLGPSAAAGIGTLLGLDVETIFQSVGQALHTTTATRQSRKGEISTWKAHAPAFAGKMAVEAADRAMRGQTSPVPIYEGEDGVIAWLLDGPDASYMVPLPEAGEAKRAILDTYTKEHSAEYQAQAWIDLARKLNREHPEATDPANVKSVLIKTSHHTHYVIGSGANDPQKYDPTASRETLDHSIPYIFTVALQDGAWHHVDSYSPERAARPDTVDLWQKVSTEEDPEWTRRYHSLDINEKAFGGSVEITLTDGTVITDEIAVADAHPLGARPFGREQYIHKFRTLAAGLVEEAEIERFLAAVERLPELPAGELDQLNITAAPGLINLGAAPKGLF
- a CDS encoding bifunctional 2-methylcitrate synthase/citrate synthase, with product MAEVDIKKGLDGVVVDYTSVSKVNPDTNSLLYRGYPVQELAARCSFEEVAYLLWNGELPSQEQLTEFTARERAGRALDPVVKQVIDALPETSHPMDVCRTAASVMGARHPLAEDASREANMAKAIDLFAAMPAVVAYDQRRRHGQGVVEPREDLGYSANFLWMTFGEEQVPEVVEAFNVSMILYAEHSFNASTFTARVITSTLSDLHSAVTGAIGALKGPLHGGANEAVMHTFDEIGIRPQESLEEAAARAKAWMENALAQKKKVMGFGHRVYKHGDSRVPTMKAALDKMIAHYGRPELLGLYNGLEQAMEEAKAIKPNLDYPAGPTYHLMGFDTATFTPLFVASRITGWTAHIMEQLDANSLIRPLSEYVGPEERHVP
- a CDS encoding cation:dicarboxylate symporter family transporter, whose amino-acid sequence is MASQRGESLDSVKTPRKGLDKSHYLYIAVIVAVILGAVVGLLFPEVGKSLKPLGDGFIKLIKMMIAPIIFCTIVLGIGSIAKAATVGKVGGLALLYFVIMSTFALAIGLVVGNIIHPGEGLKLTPYDPNKKAATDSTVDFLLGIIPGDIPVLPTLFAAILVGFALQKMGPQGAPILRAISHGQVLVFRILIMIMWLAPVGAFGAIAAVVGATGFQAIVSMFTLMIAFYITCALFIVVILGGLLQVVSGVNIFKLMRYLAREYLLIFSTSSSEAALPRLIAKMEHLGVSKPVVGVTVPTGYSFNLDGTAIYLTMASLFVANAMGTPLDLGAQISLLVFMIIASKGAAGVTGAGLATLAAGLQAHKPELLGGVGMIVGIDRFMSEARALTNFTGNAVATVLIGTWVKEIDGDQVGRVLSGEEPFDEATMLAHHHGEMAPKEDATRAVSTP
- a CDS encoding sensor histidine kinase, with amino-acid sequence MIHRWSIARRLFVANLLIVVSFIAIVGTATFIDARDRTYEEAGRRMTGVAAAIAANPLVLQAADTTNPSALLQPYALNVMAGSGADFVTIMAPDRTRWTHPRNEELGRPYIGSIDAALRGETFTEVTAGTLGPSVRTIAPVKDAAGNVKALVAAGVTVRSVDVALSGRLPALVAIGLALLVGGSLASWLLGRYLRRVTRGWGPEQLAQLFAYYESVLHSVREGLILIDTKGHVVMYNDQAAELLGLDSPGSKDPTRPPSLSELPLDEGLRTLFESGRSAKDEIVLTGSRILVVNQGPAKGPEVSASRGKTPVYGTVATLRDRTEIEALGSELETMRTLSDALRAQTHEHANRLHTMVSLLELGRTQEALSFATKDLELSQQLTDDMVSSLDEPVLGALVMGKVAEAHERGVQLDVAALGSASVAGIAVQDLVTILGNLLDNAMDAAADGPAPRQVELTVEADEEGLDITVHDSGPAIEPTAAENLLRHGFSTKPAGQGGRGIGLALVRQAVHRLGGTLTINGRRGAKFEVFLPAAAPAKKEHQP
- a CDS encoding response regulator: MSNIRVLVVEDEAIAAAAHAAYVGRLAGFELAGTAPDGQSALRLLNEFAAAGNPVELVLLDMNLPDLHGLDIARRMRASGILADIIAITAVRELAIVRSAVAIGVVQYLIKPFTYATFADKLESYRQFRQQLAGPPGGSGKAGASQTDVDQAFASLRAPSELPLPKGLSVSTLASVQEFMKEQQGAVSATEVMDALGMSRVTARRYLEYLADAGTVSRTARYGTPGRPENEYRWAAR
- a CDS encoding GntR family transcriptional regulator; this encodes MRASDRAYTALRDDIVQWRLQPGTLLAEVEQAERLGVSRTPLREALGRLAAEGLTTAAGGRGVVVTDISLEDIDELFELRETLEGKAAALAAQRGDAGTFRKLEADFRAAPSLISNSAPALEDYYLLVERLDSAIDTAISNSYLAQAMRSLRVHLVRIRRMAADDAARLRAAAAEHAAIAEAIAIGNPGLAQAATTLHLHRSLSHIKATHTPR